The following coding sequences lie in one Veillonellaceae bacterium genomic window:
- the proC gene encoding pyrroline-5-carboxylate reductase has protein sequence MLNSKRIGFIGGGAMAEAIITGLLNSGLGKSANIMVSDISHSRLEYLSKKFSITTAYDNQQIAEQSEILFLAVKPQVLDSVITPLKSAVSQSTLVLSIAAGVSIAKLEKYLPSIPIIRVMPNTPLAVGEGMSAISLGKHASTADGEVAMQIFSASGKAVVVDESLLDAVTGLSGSGPGYGFVIIDALADAGVKVGLSRQAAIMLAAQTLLGTAKMVLETGEHPAKLRDMVASPAGTTISGIHVLEQRGVRAALIDAVIAASERSAEMGKR, from the coding sequence ATGCTTAACAGTAAACGAATTGGGTTCATTGGCGGAGGAGCAATGGCTGAAGCAATTATTACAGGCCTATTAAACTCCGGTTTAGGCAAATCCGCTAATATTATGGTAAGTGACATATCACATTCTAGGCTTGAGTATTTGAGTAAAAAATTTAGCATAACCACCGCTTATGATAATCAACAAATTGCAGAACAGTCAGAAATTCTATTTTTAGCAGTAAAACCCCAGGTTTTAGATAGTGTTATTACTCCGCTAAAATCGGCTGTATCACAATCAACACTAGTCTTATCAATCGCCGCTGGTGTAAGTATTGCAAAGCTTGAGAAATACCTACCCAGCATACCTATTATTCGTGTGATGCCTAATACTCCCCTTGCCGTTGGCGAGGGCATGTCCGCCATTTCCCTTGGCAAACATGCCTCTACAGCTGATGGTGAGGTTGCAATGCAAATCTTTTCGGCATCAGGCAAAGCTGTTGTTGTTGATGAATCACTGTTGGACGCTGTTACAGGCTTGTCCGGAAGCGGTCCTGGTTACGGCTTTGTTATTATTGATGCGTTGGCTGACGCAGGTGTAAAAGTAGGTCTTTCACGTCAAGCTGCCATAATGTTGGCGGCACAGACTCTTTTAGGGACAGCCAAAATGGTGCTTGAAACAGGCGAGCATCCGGCTAAACTGCGTGACATGGTTGCATCGCCAGCCGGAACAACTATTTCCGGCATCCATGTTTTGGAGCAACGTGGCGTTAGAGCTGCGCTTATTGATGCTGTCATAGCAGCATCTGAACGCTCAGCTGAAATGGGGAAACGCTAG
- a CDS encoding YggS family pyridoxal phosphate-dependent enzyme, with product MITNTLQNVLHNINAAINRRVGDFITGQHVKLVAVTKNHPVSTIKQAVVAGVSSIGENRVQEALSKHPLLDQSLEWHLIGHLQTNKVRQAVPLFDLIHSVDSERLAVEINRVAQKSNKIQNVLIQVNVANEETKFGLPTEKTHEMARLISTLENLKLCGLMTIAPFYENAESARPIFREMYNLYKELALLNLPNTEIKWLSMGMTNDYTIAIEEGANLVRIGTAIFGNREY from the coding sequence GTGATAACGAACACATTACAAAACGTTTTACATAATATCAATGCCGCTATAAATAGGAGAGTCGGCGATTTTATAACAGGTCAGCACGTAAAACTGGTCGCTGTAACTAAAAATCACCCAGTTTCTACTATTAAGCAAGCTGTTGTAGCTGGAGTTTCATCAATCGGCGAAAACCGTGTCCAAGAGGCATTAAGCAAGCACCCCTTGCTAGACCAAAGCCTTGAATGGCACTTAATTGGTCATTTACAGACAAATAAGGTAAGACAAGCTGTCCCACTATTTGATTTAATCCATTCAGTTGATAGTGAGCGCTTAGCTGTAGAAATTAATCGGGTAGCCCAAAAGTCAAACAAGATACAGAATGTTCTGATTCAAGTTAATGTTGCTAATGAAGAAACAAAATTTGGCCTGCCAACTGAAAAAACCCATGAGATGGCAAGATTAATTTCTACTTTAGAGAATTTGAAACTCTGCGGCCTTATGACAATAGCGCCGTTTTATGAAAATGCCGAATCCGCTCGGCCTATTTTTCGGGAAATGTACAATTTATATAAGGAACTTGCCCTTCTTAATCTGCCAAATACTGAAATTAAATGGCTTTCAATGGGAATGACCAATGATTATACCATTGCTATTGAGGAAGGGGCCAATCTTGTTAGAATTGGAACCGCAATATTTGGAAATCGTGAATACTAA
- the pgeF gene encoding peptidoglycan editing factor PgeF, which yields MNDFFIDKSENGVKYGLFSHFCRLHVKHGISTRIGGMSRPPYSELNLGLHTGDNQHDVIYNRLLFCEAAGVVFDKVVTAQQTHGDNIAIVSHVDMGKGHASYDQSIEDTDALITNIPNIPLMLFYADCVPVLIVDPIRNVVAVCHAGWKGTVAKIAQKTILKMASQFQTIPSDCLVGIGPSIGACCYEVDQNVIIKLMQNFKSWKQLVKQTSETHWKLDLWMANKIQLEEIGVKSPNIVISGMCTSCNTSLFYSHRAEHGLTGRLGAVISL from the coding sequence TGGCTTGTTTAGTCATTTTTGCCGCCTCCACGTCAAGCATGGCATATCAACTCGGATTGGGGGCATGAGCCGTCCACCATATTCAGAGCTTAATTTAGGTCTGCATACCGGCGATAACCAGCATGATGTTATTTACAACAGACTGCTTTTCTGCGAGGCAGCGGGAGTTGTTTTTGACAAAGTAGTTACCGCACAGCAAACTCATGGCGATAATATTGCGATAGTTTCGCATGTTGATATGGGTAAAGGACATGCATCTTATGACCAGTCAATAGAAGATACTGACGCTTTGATTACTAATATTCCGAATATACCACTGATGTTGTTTTATGCTGATTGTGTACCAGTACTAATTGTTGACCCAATCCGAAATGTTGTAGCTGTATGTCATGCTGGCTGGAAAGGGACAGTGGCAAAGATTGCCCAAAAAACTATTCTGAAGATGGCCTCCCAATTCCAAACAATTCCCTCGGATTGCTTAGTTGGCATAGGTCCTTCGATTGGAGCCTGCTGTTACGAAGTCGACCAAAATGTAATTATTAAACTTATGCAAAATTTTAAATCTTGGAAGCAGCTTGTAAAACAAACAAGCGAAACTCATTGGAAACTTGATTTATGGATGGCTAATAAAATTCAGCTTGAAGAGATAGGTGTAAAAAGCCCCAATATTGTTATCAGCGGTATGTGTACATCCTGTAATACTAGCTTGTTTTACTCCCACCGCGCCGAACATGGCCTGACTGGTCGATTAGGCGCTGTTATCTCATTATAA
- a CDS encoding cell division protein SepF, whose amino-acid sequence MKFMEKVWGSLGLFESVEVEEEQKPRVEEIDTKSKKGNATSLNNVVNLATSQKQMKVMVVEPLSFDDAQHIADYLKSRKPAVVNFENTEKEVAKRMIDFISGTTYALGGTIQKIGNNIFLCAPNNVDVAYSPHEEGTDKAILPWNSK is encoded by the coding sequence GTGAAATTTATGGAAAAGGTTTGGGGCAGCTTAGGTCTCTTTGAATCTGTAGAGGTAGAAGAAGAGCAAAAACCTAGAGTTGAAGAAATAGACACTAAATCCAAGAAAGGCAATGCCACTAGTCTGAATAATGTAGTCAACTTGGCCACATCGCAGAAGCAGATGAAGGTCATGGTTGTAGAGCCGCTATCCTTTGATGATGCTCAGCATATAGCGGATTATCTAAAAAGCCGTAAGCCAGCAGTAGTTAACTTTGAAAATACTGAAAAAGAAGTTGCCAAACGAATGATTGATTTTATCAGTGGTACAACCTATGCACTGGGTGGAACCATTCAAAAGATCGGGAATAATATTTTTTTATGCGCACCAAACAATGTTGATGTCGCCTACAGTCCGCATGAAGAAGGAACCGACAAGGCTATATTGCCTTGGAATTCCAAGTAG
- a CDS encoding RNA-binding protein, with translation MTDREKILRFYRSQGDGDLAARLLDLVEYAIKYRRYKVTDFLDPHGFSIVDTIGAHYNQISIVSDGGYQGAERVRAAFVAEDYSGNVNFNIAAILISWDSLHYHITHRDVLGSLMGLGLKREVLGDIVLRHGACHVIVDDSLIEYLLQNLVSIGAAPVTATTADLSAIPPREERVKEIRTTVPSLRLDVIAAAGYGVSRTRMSDEIAADKIKVNWQNAKNSSQLIKAGDIISMRGRGRVEVCEIIGQTKKGRISILLKRFI, from the coding sequence ATGACTGATAGAGAAAAAATTTTGCGTTTTTATCGCTCTCAAGGTGATGGGGATTTAGCGGCTAGATTGCTTGATCTCGTTGAATATGCTATTAAATATCGCCGTTATAAAGTGACTGACTTTTTAGATCCACACGGGTTCAGTATTGTTGATACTATAGGTGCCCACTACAATCAGATATCTATAGTAAGCGATGGAGGATATCAAGGAGCTGAAAGAGTTAGGGCAGCCTTTGTTGCTGAAGACTATTCCGGAAATGTCAATTTCAACATAGCAGCTATTTTGATCAGCTGGGACTCTCTTCATTACCACATAACGCACCGGGATGTTTTAGGTAGCCTTATGGGGTTAGGTTTAAAGCGCGAGGTATTAGGTGATATCGTACTAAGACATGGGGCCTGTCACGTTATTGTCGATGACTCGTTGATAGAATACCTCCTCCAAAATCTCGTATCAATTGGCGCAGCTCCAGTAACCGCTACTACAGCGGATCTTAGTGCCATTCCGCCGCGCGAAGAGAGAGTAAAAGAAATAAGAACTACCGTTCCGTCGCTGCGCCTTGATGTAATAGCAGCAGCGGGGTACGGGGTGTCCCGAACTAGAATGTCTGATGAAATTGCTGCGGATAAAATAAAGGTAAATTGGCAAAATGCCAAGAATAGTTCCCAATTAATAAAAGCAGGCGATATTATTTCAATGCGCGGCCGCGGACGTGTTGAAGTGTGCGAAATTATCGGCCAAACTAAAAAAGGCAGAATAAGCATTTTGCTTAAACGCTTTATATAA